The following are encoded in a window of Periplaneta americana isolate PAMFEO1 chromosome 13, P.americana_PAMFEO1_priV1, whole genome shotgun sequence genomic DNA:
- the LOC138711728 gene encoding glucose dehydrogenase [FAD, quinone]-like, with protein sequence MHQSTCLLTVTLLYLLHHGRAQFGQLGPGILENLDKILGDLIQQSEEEPRSKVNIENEYDFIIVGAGTAGSTLANRLTEVPEWKVLLIEAGGEENFVMDIPIVANFLQFTTANWKYKTVPSNTSCLGHQNKQCNFPRGKVMGGCSVLNYMIYTRGHPKDYDNWAALGNKGWSYQDVLPYFMKSEDMSIPELARDTKYHSTGGYLTISYAPYHTPLADAFLQAGLETGQKLVDYNAQSMTGFSYLQNTMKNGTRWSSSRAFLHPIRKRKNLHVKKMSMVIKIIIDPQTKVAEGVQFVHNRRYYTVRARKEVIVSAGAINSPQLLMLSGIGPREHLESVGIPVIQDLPVGYNLMDHIASGGVVFTIDKNMSLITDKILSDTSNLANYFAYHTGPLSIPGGCETLAFYDLKDPNNPNGYPDMELLFEAGSLASEQTLKENFGIDNELYDAVYRPILGAESWMILPMLMRPKSKGRVMLKDRNPFHKPLIYPNYYAHEEDVETMVGGIKKSIELGKTKAFQRMGSKLHDIPLPGCKMHKFSSDDYWRCVVRQLTLTIYHICGTCKMGPNGDPTAVVDPRLRVHGINRLRVIDVSIIPQIPVGHTNGPTYMIAEKGADLIKEDWGVKVK encoded by the coding sequence ATGCACCAGTCCACATGCCTCCTAACTGTGACTTTACTGTATCTTCTTCACCACGGAAGAGCACAGTTCGGTCAGCTCGGTCCCGGCATCCTCGAAAACCTGGACAAGATCCTAGGAGATCTCATACAACAAAGCGAAGAGGAGCCTAGGAGCAAAGTGAATATAGAAAACGAATACGACTTCATCATAGTGGGCGCGGGGACTGCAGGAAGCACGCTTGCCAATCGCCTCACGGAAGTTCCCGAGTGGAAAGTTCTTCTCATAGAGGCCGGCGGAGAAGAGAACTTCGTTATGGATATACCTATCGTGGCGAACTTCTTACAATTTACCACCGCAAACTGGAAGTATAAAACAGTACCATCGAACACATCGTGTCTGGGGCATCAAAACAAACAGTGTAACTTTCCTCGTGGGAAGGTGATGGGAGGGTGCAGTGTTCTCAATTATATGATATATACCCGTGGGCATCCGAAAGATTATGACAACTGGGCTGCTCTCGGGAATAAGGGCTGGTCTTACCAAGATGTACTGCCGTATTTCATGAAGTCTGAGGACATGAGTATACCAGAACTCGCAAGAGATACTAAATACCACTCCACGGGAGGATACTTAACGATCAGCTATGCTCCGTACCACACGCCACTGGCCGACGCATTCTTACAGGCTGGTCTTGAAACAGGGCAGAAACTAGTGGATTATAACGCGCAAAGCATGACAGGTTTCAGTTATTTACAAAACACAATGAAAAACGGAACGCGATGGAGTTCGTCGAGAGCTTTCTTACATCCAATCCGTAAGAGGAAGAACTTACACGTGAAGAAAATGAGTAtggtgattaaaataataatagatcCACAAACGAAAGTCGCAGAGGGGGTCCAGTTTGTTCATAACAGAAGGTACTACACTGTGCGTGCGAGGAAGGAAGTGATAGTGTCTGCAGGGGCTATCAATTCACCACAACTGCTAATGCTGTCGGGTATAGGACCTCGTGAACACTTGGAAAGTGTAGGAATTCCCGTAATCCAGGATCTGCCTGTGGGGTATAACCTAATGGACCACATTGCGTCAGGCGGTGTAGTGTTCACTATAGACAAGAACATGTCTTTGATCACAGACAAAATACTCAGTGACACCAGCAATTTGGCCAACTATTTCGCATATCATACAGGACCGTTATCGATACCAGGAGGATGCGAAACCCTCGCCTTCTACGACCTCAAAGACCCCAATAATCCTAACGGATACCCCGATATGGAACTCTTATTTGAAGCCGGTTCGCTGGCGTCCGAACAGACACTGAAAGAAAACTTTGGCATAGACAACGAACTCTACGATGCCGTTTATCGACCCATTCTGGGTGCCGAATCGTGGATGATCTTACCAATGTTGATGAGGCCGAAAAGTAAAGGAAGAGTCATGTTGAAAGACAGGAATCCCTTCCATAAACCATTGATATACCCCAATTATTATGCCCATGAGGAAGATGTAGAGACTATGGTTGGTGGTATCAAGAAGAGTATTGAACTCGGTAAAACGAAGGCCTTCCAAAGGATGGGAAGTAAACTGCATGACATCCCTTTGCCTGGTTGTAAAATGCACAAATTTTCATCTGACGATTACTGGAGATGTGTGGTGAGGCAACTGACATTGACTATATATCACATATGCGGCACGTGCAAAATGGGTCCAAACGGTGACCCTACAGCGGTAGTCGATCCGCGACTGAGAGTACACGGGATAAACAGGCTCAGAGTAATAGACGTATCGATTATACCACAAATACCAGTGGGTCATACAAATGGACCAACGTACATGATAGCTGAAAAAGGTGCAGATCTTATAAAAGAAGACTGGGGAGTAAAAGTTAAATGA